From the genome of Elusimicrobiota bacterium, one region includes:
- a CDS encoding WG repeat-containing protein produces the protein MEKISDVKLVEKLVEGGNSILEQIRQIIVCQQDMMDISLSKMFFFFCISFVINIFIRTNIWGLAICPDPGTKHFYQSDNGMYELEVEVMKYKWTEQMWVTGPPVKITFRKKTETIWKKELKEFPDYVCISNNGKYVVLNYAGWFDEGGSGGFLIFDSSGTLVKNVENYGEKVNKMLWIDDTHISGNGRYFAILDYSGKVYFYSVNDGKLLWKKKMIDEISPIENKIIISEDGQYLLVSINCDNDDKTKIFYMDFMGKIIWEKEIDKLSKEIYEYDSYYTKYNNWLYKEKIRFLEDSREFSMYSIKENAILFYKNDNNKIKFVKKHYLVNLSLECPSIVEKGQKYQITAKIIPKDLNDINDINVNILQYTEYYENNKSKRYTVLESTKSIKKLKNGKSTTLNWVTDNTSPEGKSIISCILMAGDTDMCFNQKKISIKEADSSNLTISGGSYIKIDAKIQKNNKYNIRYWQNKIVLILFKKKNILIPFQIGEKWGFIDKNKRVVTPLKYDFIGDTSEGLTEVVVFSEKGDKCGYINAEGQEVVPLKYDNELSVVSNDFKEGLAKVKLNNKYGFIDKNGKEIIPIKYDDTWGFSDGLAAVEMNKKWGFVDKNNNIIIPFKYDGTYLGFKEGLASVELNGKWGYIDKNGKEITPFKYKEAGEFRDGLAFVSICSLDKKNFKYGFVNKQGKEITPLQYDAFGYQGEGLISVEIKGKWGFIDLKNGYKFIFYR, from the coding sequence ATGGAAAAAATATCTGATGTGAAACTTGTAGAGAAACTGGTTGAAGGCGGGAATTCTATTCTGGAACAGATAAGGCAGATTATTGTATGCCAGCAAGATATGATGGATATTAGTCTAAGTAAAATGTTTTTCTTTTTTTGCATAAGTTTTGTTATAAATATTTTTATCAGAACCAATATCTGGGGTTTAGCAATTTGTCCTGATCCTGGGACAAAACATTTTTATCAATCAGATAATGGAATGTATGAATTAGAGGTAGAGGTTATGAAATATAAGTGGACAGAGCAAATGTGGGTTACAGGGCCTCCTGTAAAAATTACTTTTAGAAAAAAGACTGAAACAATTTGGAAAAAAGAGTTAAAAGAATTTCCAGATTATGTATGCATTTCTAATAATGGGAAATATGTTGTTCTAAATTATGCAGGTTGGTTTGATGAAGGTGGATCGGGTGGTTTTTTGATTTTTGATTCATCCGGGACCTTGGTAAAAAATGTAGAAAATTACGGCGAAAAAGTAAATAAGATGCTTTGGATTGATGATACACATATCAGCGGCAATGGCAGATATTTCGCTATCTTGGATTATTCAGGTAAAGTATATTTTTATTCTGTTAACGATGGCAAGTTATTATGGAAGAAAAAAATGATAGATGAGATAAGCCCGATTGAGAATAAAATAATAATATCTGAAGATGGACAGTATTTGCTTGTTTCTATAAATTGTGATAATGATGATAAAACAAAGATATTTTATATGGATTTTATGGGAAAAATAATATGGGAAAAAGAAATTGATAAATTATCAAAAGAAATTTATGAATACGATTCATATTATACTAAATATAACAATTGGTTATATAAAGAAAAAATTAGATTCCTTGAAGATAGTAGAGAATTTAGCATGTATTCTATCAAAGAAAACGCTATTCTCTTTTACAAAAATGATAACAATAAAATAAAATTTGTAAAAAAGCATTATTTAGTCAATTTATCATTAGAATGTCCTTCTATTGTTGAAAAGGGACAAAAATATCAGATAACAGCAAAAATAATCCCCAAAGATTTGAATGATATTAATGATATCAATGTCAATATTTTGCAATATACAGAGTATTATGAAAATAACAAATCTAAAAGATATACTGTCTTAGAAAGTACAAAAAGTATAAAAAAATTGAAAAACGGAAAGTCAACTACGCTAAATTGGGTGACTGACAATACAAGTCCTGAAGGTAAAAGTATAATTTCCTGTATTCTGATGGCTGGTGATACTGATATGTGCTTTAATCAAAAGAAGATTTCCATTAAGGAGGCAGATTCTTCAAATTTAACAATTAGCGGTGGTAGTTATATAAAGATTGACGCTAAAATTCAAAAAAACAATAAGTACAATATCAGATACTGGCAAAACAAAATTGTTTTAATACTATTCAAAAAAAAGAATATTCTTATACCATTCCAAATAGGTGAAAAATGGGGGTTTATTGATAAAAATAAAAGAGTTGTCACTCCACTTAAATATGATTTTATTGGGGATACCAGTGAAGGATTAACCGAGGTTGTTGTTTTCAGCGAGAAAGGCGACAAATGTGGTTACATCAATGCCGAAGGACAAGAAGTTGTTCCATTAAAATACGATAATGAACTTAGTGTTGTCTCAAATGATTTTAAAGAAGGTTTAGCAAAAGTTAAATTGAATAATAAATATGGTTTTATTGATAAAAACGGTAAGGAAATAATACCAATAAAATACGACGATACTTGGGGTTTTTCAGATGGCTTGGCAGCAGTAGAAATGAATAAAAAATGGGGATTTGTTGACAAAAATAATAATATAATAATACCATTTAAATATGATGGAACATATTTAGGATTCAAAGAAGGTTTAGCATCTGTAGAATTAAATGGTAAGTGGGGTTACATTGATAAAAATGGTAAAGAAATTACACCATTCAAGTACAAAGAAGCTGGAGAATTTAGGGACGGGTTAGCTTTTGTGTCAATCTGCAGTTTAGATAAAAAGAACTTTAAATATGGATTTGTTAATAAACAAGGGAAGGAAATAACACCTTTACAATATGATGCTTTTGGTTATCAAGGTGAAGGATTAATCTCGGTAGAAATAAAAGGAAAATGGGGATTTATCGACCTGAAAAACGGCTATAAATTTATATTTTACCGATAA